One part of the Culicoidibacter larvae genome encodes these proteins:
- a CDS encoding ABC transporter permease, whose amino-acid sequence MKKRYLIATLVVLSVISLAIGVRSVSLVDIFYGNNEVLDILWLSRIPRLASIIFAGFAMSISGLIMQQLARNKFVSPTTATTLDAAKLGILFALVLFPTSNSITKMLVVFVFSLISTMLFLGLLNHIKFKNAIFIPLLGLMLGGIIDSVTTFFAYQFNLIQGINTWLQGDFSMVIKGNYELLFITIPLVILAFLYAHRFTLAGMGEDFATNLGLKYNQIIVIGLVIVALLSSVVVITVGVIPFLGLIIPNIVSIYRGDNIRNSLWETALLGAIFLLACDILGRVIIFPYEISIGMMVGVIGTAVFLFLLVRRKPNEA is encoded by the coding sequence ATGAAGAAAAGATATCTGATTGCCACCCTGGTAGTCTTATCAGTCATTTCACTTGCAATCGGGGTAAGATCAGTTTCGTTGGTAGATATATTCTATGGCAATAACGAAGTGCTTGATATTTTATGGCTATCACGAATTCCCCGGCTGGCAAGTATTATTTTTGCCGGCTTTGCTATGAGCATCAGCGGCTTGATTATGCAGCAGTTGGCGCGAAATAAATTTGTTTCACCAACAACGGCGACGACACTTGATGCAGCTAAACTGGGAATATTGTTTGCTTTAGTTTTATTTCCGACAAGCAACTCCATAACTAAAATGCTGGTAGTTTTTGTATTTTCACTCATCAGCACGATGTTGTTCCTGGGGTTGCTTAACCACATTAAATTTAAAAATGCCATCTTTATTCCTTTGCTTGGACTTATGCTTGGTGGCATTATTGATTCAGTGACAACTTTCTTTGCTTACCAGTTTAATTTGATTCAAGGTATTAATACTTGGCTGCAAGGTGACTTCTCAATGGTTATTAAAGGTAACTATGAATTACTCTTTATCACTATTCCTTTGGTTATACTGGCATTTCTGTATGCACATCGGTTTACTTTAGCTGGTATGGGGGAGGATTTTGCTACTAATCTGGGACTTAAATATAATCAAATTATAGTTATTGGCTTAGTGATTGTTGCTCTGCTCTCGTCGGTTGTAGTCATTACAGTTGGGGTTATTCCGTTTTTAGGATTAATTATTCCCAATATTGTTTCGATATACCGTGGCGATAATATCCGCAATAGTTTATGGGAGACAGCGTTGCTTGGAGCAATTTTCTTGCTGGCTTGTGATATTCTTGGTCGGGTTATTATTTTTCCATATGAGATATCGATTGGTATGATGGTTGGTGTTATTGGGACTGCAGTCTTTTTATTTTTGTTAGTAAGGAGAAAACCAAATGAAGCTTGA
- a CDS encoding HAD-IIIA family hydrolase — MKVAFLDRDGTICRDYPDQDWANVKHLEIIEQHLQIWQRLIEQGYQLIIVSNQYLIGEAIISRQQFETLHQELLQKLATMGIPILDTFVCPHHRDDICDCHKPGTGLVEQAQAKYDIDMSEALLIGDSINDYQLAERMNIRFLSVAPEVEHRI; from the coding sequence ATGAAGGTGGCATTTTTGGATCGCGATGGGACAATCTGTCGTGATTATCCGGACCAGGACTGGGCAAACGTCAAGCATCTGGAAATTATTGAGCAGCATTTGCAAATTTGGCAACGGCTGATTGAGCAAGGTTACCAACTCATTATTGTTAGTAATCAATATCTAATTGGTGAGGCAATTATCAGTCGGCAACAATTTGAAACATTACATCAAGAGTTACTGCAAAAATTGGCGACAATGGGAATTCCTATTTTGGATACATTTGTTTGTCCGCATCATCGTGATGATATTTGTGACTGCCATAAGCCGGGAACCGGCTTAGTTGAGCAAGCACAGGCAAAGTATGATATTGACATGAGCGAAGCATTGCTTATTGGCGACTCAATTAATGATTACCAGCTTGCTGAGCGAATGAATATTCGCTTCTTAAGTGTTGCTCCCGAAGTGGAGCACCGCATATAA
- a CDS encoding GNAT family N-acetyltransferase: protein MLIIREAHQDELNEIKKVVAAAFEREDEANLVQAIYDSPYFEAKLSLVAELNGQIVGHILFSRILIHTKEGDRTTLALAPVSVLPAFQNQAIGAELITEGLKKCAELGFGHVVVLGHPNYYPRFGFVPASTKNIKAPFDVPDEAFMVCELVPDALADIEGMVLYPAAFLDV from the coding sequence ATGCTCATTATTCGTGAAGCCCATCAAGACGAACTTAATGAAATAAAGAAAGTAGTGGCGGCTGCGTTTGAACGTGAAGATGAAGCTAATTTGGTACAGGCGATTTATGACTCACCATATTTTGAGGCTAAGTTGTCATTAGTTGCTGAATTGAATGGCCAGATTGTTGGTCATATTCTCTTCAGTCGTATTTTAATACATACTAAAGAAGGTGATCGTACAACTCTTGCACTAGCACCTGTTTCTGTGCTTCCGGCATTTCAGAACCAAGCAATTGGCGCTGAACTTATTACTGAGGGTCTAAAAAAATGTGCTGAGCTTGGATTTGGCCATGTGGTTGTATTAGGACATCCTAATTACTATCCGCGTTTTGGTTTTGTTCCGGCATCAACTAAAAATATTAAAGCACCATTTGATGTACCTGATGAAGCCTTTATGGTTTGTGAATTGGTACCGGATGCATTAGCTGATATTGAAGGTATGGTTTTATATCCGGCAGCATTCTTAGATGTGTAA